One Lepus europaeus isolate LE1 chromosome 7, mLepTim1.pri, whole genome shotgun sequence DNA segment encodes these proteins:
- the P2RY6 gene encoding P2Y purinoceptor 6, with translation MVGDNGTVQVLGSPPTTCVYREDFKRLLLPPVYSMVLAAGLPLNACVIAQLCTSRRALTRTAVYTLNLALADLLYACSLPLLIYNYARGDHWPFGAVLCKLVRFLFYANLHGSILFLTCISFQRYLGICHPLAPWHKRGGRRAAWLVCGAIWLAVTAQCLPTAIFAATGIQRNRTVCYDLSPPALAAHYLPYGMALTVIGFLLPFAALLACYCRLAQRLCRQDGPAGPVAQERRDKAARMAVVVVAAFAISFLPFHVTKTAYLAVRSVPGVPCPVLEAFAAAYKGTRPFASANSVLDPILFYFTQKKFRQRPQELLLKLRTKWQRQGRGVH, from the coding sequence ATGGTGGGGGACAACGGCACCGTGCAGGTCCTGGGCTCGCCACCCACCACCTGTGTCTACCGCGAGGACTTCAAGCGCCTGCTGCTGCCACCGGTGTACTCGATGGTGCTGGCGGCCGGCCTGCCGCTGAACGCCTGCGTCATCGCCCAGCTCTGCACGTCCCGCCGGGCGCTGACCCGCACCGCCGTGTACACCCTCAATCTGGCCCTGGCCGACCTGCTGTACGCCTGCTCTCTGCCCCTGCTGATCTACAACTACGCCCGCGGCGACCACTGGCCCTTCGGCGCGGTGCTCTGCAAGCTGGTGCGCTTCCTCTTCTACGCCAACCTGCACGGCAGCATCCTCTTCCTCACGTGCATCAGCTTCCAGCGTTACCTGGGCATCTGCCACCCCCTGGCCCCCTGGCACAAGCGTGGGGGCCGGCGGGCTGCCTGGCTGGTGTGTGGCGCCATCTGGCTGGCCGTGACAGCCCAGTGCCTGCCCACCGCCATCTTCGCCGCCACAGGCATCCAGCGGAACCGCACCGTCTGCTACGACCTGAGCCCGCCTGCCCTGGCCGCCCACTACCTGCCCTACGGCATGGCCCTCACGGTCATTGGCTTCCTGCTGCCCTTTGCCGCCCTGCTGGCCTGCTACTGTCGCCTGGCCCAGCGCCTGTGCCGCCAGGACGGCCCAGCAGGGCCCGTGGCCCAGGAGCGGCGTGACAAGGCGGCCCGCAtggctgtggtggtggtggctgcctTTGCCATCAGCTTCCTGCCTTTCCACGTCACCAAGACAGCCTACCTGGCAGTACGCTCTGTGCCGGGTGTGCCGTGCCCGGTGCTGGAGGCCTTTGCTGCCGCCTACAAGGGCACGCGCCCCTTCGCCAGCGCCAACAGCGTGCTGGACCCCATCCTCTTCTACTTCACCCAGAAGAAGTTCCGCCAGCGGCCGCAGGAGCTACTCCTGAAACTCAGGACCaagtggcagaggcagggccGTGGGGTCCACTAG